A DNA window from Fusobacterium mortiferum ATCC 9817 contains the following coding sequences:
- a CDS encoding PTS transporter subunit IIC, whose protein sequence is MREFLKRKGVELSIKKYLVDASSYMALGLFSTLLIGTILNTIGEKLEIAFLTDVVWKVARDMTGPGIGLAVAYGLKAPHLVLFSSTVTGAIGAMYGGPVGSFIGAVVGAEFGKIVSKETKVDIIVAPATTIISGSLVVYLVGPFVAKIMQTFGAMVVYATELQPFAMGILVSTIVGIALTLPISSAALCMMIGLGGLAGGAATVGCSAQMVGFAVMSFKENGWGGLVAQGVGTSMLQIGNIVKNWKIWIPPTVAGAILGPVSTMVFKFQNIPIASGMGTSGFVGQFGTVTAMNSIGVTGLKLYLGILLLHFLLPAIITLGIAKLMRRKGWIKDGDLKLDL, encoded by the coding sequence ATGAGAGAGTTTTTAAAAAGAAAAGGTGTAGAGTTATCTATTAAAAAATATTTAGTAGATGCTTCAAGTTATATGGCATTAGGACTTTTTTCAACTTTACTTATAGGGACCATACTTAATACAATAGGCGAAAAATTAGAGATAGCTTTTCTAACTGATGTAGTATGGAAAGTAGCTAGAGATATGACAGGACCAGGAATAGGACTTGCAGTAGCCTATGGATTAAAAGCTCCTCATCTAGTACTATTTTCTTCAACAGTAACAGGAGCTATAGGAGCTATGTATGGAGGACCTGTAGGTTCTTTTATAGGAGCAGTTGTAGGAGCAGAATTTGGAAAGATAGTATCTAAAGAAACAAAGGTAGACATAATAGTTGCTCCAGCTACAACTATAATATCAGGTTCATTAGTGGTCTATTTAGTAGGTCCATTTGTAGCAAAGATTATGCAGACTTTTGGAGCTATGGTAGTATATGCTACTGAATTACAACCATTTGCTATGGGAATACTTGTTTCCACAATAGTAGGGATAGCTCTTACTCTTCCTATTAGTAGTGCAGCTCTATGTATGATGATAGGGCTTGGAGGACTTGCTGGTGGAGCAGCAACAGTAGGGTGCTCAGCTCAGATGGTAGGTTTTGCAGTAATGAGTTTTAAAGAAAATGGTTGGGGTGGACTTGTAGCTCAAGGTGTTGGGACATCTATGCTTCAGATAGGAAATATAGTAAAAAATTGGAAGATATGGATACCACCAACAGTAGCAGGAGCTATATTAGGCCCAGTATCTACAATGGTTTTTAAATTTCAAAATATACCAATAGCTTCAGGAATGGGAACAAGTGGATTTGTAGGACAGTTTGGAACAGTTACAGCTATGAATAGTATAGGAGTAACAGGATTAAAATTATATTTAGGAATATTATTACTTCATTTTTTATTACCAGCTATAATTACTTTGGGAATAGCAAAGTTAATGAGAAGAAAAGGTTGGATAAAAGATGGAGATTTAAAATTAGATTTATAG
- the folP gene encoding dihydropteroate synthase, with the protein MVYKKVKREVQILKCRDRELELGKRTLIMGILNVTPDSFSDGGEHNNIEEAVKHAKKMLEEGADIIDIGGESTRPGHVQISDEEEIARVVPVIKKVVELGAIISIDTYKYKVAKAAFEAGAHILNDIWGLQYDNGEMAEVVKKYDVPVIAMHNQDGKEYKGDILCCIKEFFKRTYEIADKYQISRDSIILDPGIGFGKGIDENLEVLSRLQELREMGRLLLGTSRKRFIGTILGELPPQERVEGTVATTVLGIEKGIDIVRVHDVLSNKRAAMVADRIVRK; encoded by the coding sequence ATGGTTTATAAAAAAGTAAAAAGAGAAGTACAAATTTTAAAGTGCAGAGATAGAGAATTAGAATTAGGAAAAAGAACTCTTATAATGGGGATATTAAATGTAACACCAGACTCTTTTTCTGATGGTGGAGAGCACAATAATATAGAAGAAGCTGTAAAACATGCTAAAAAAATGCTAGAAGAGGGAGCAGATATCATTGATATTGGAGGAGAATCTACTAGACCAGGACATGTTCAAATAAGTGATGAGGAGGAAATAGCTAGAGTAGTACCAGTAATAAAGAAAGTTGTAGAGTTAGGAGCTATTATTTCTATTGATACATATAAATATAAGGTTGCAAAGGCAGCTTTTGAAGCTGGAGCTCATATTTTAAATGATATATGGGGATTACAATATGATAATGGAGAGATGGCTGAAGTTGTAAAAAAATATGATGTTCCTGTAATAGCTATGCATAATCAAGATGGAAAAGAATATAAAGGTGATATTTTATGTTGTATAAAAGAGTTTTTTAAAAGGACATATGAGATAGCAGATAAATATCAAATTTCAAGGGACAGTATAATTTTAGATCCAGGAATTGGTTTTGGAAAAGGAATAGATGAAAATTTAGAAGTACTTTCAAGATTACAGGAACTAAGAGAGATGGGAAGATTGCTTTTAGGGACTTCTAGAAAGAGATTTATAGGGACAATATTAGGAGAGCTACCACCTCAAGAGAGAGTAGAAGGAACAGTTGCTACTACTGTTTTAGGGATAGAAAAGGGTATAGATATAGTGAGAGTACACGATGTATTGTCAAATAAAAGAGCTGCTATGGTAGCTGATAGAATTGTAAGAAAATAA
- the ileS gene encoding isoleucine--tRNA ligase, whose protein sequence is MSEKDYGATLNLPKTSFQMKANLPNKEPKIIQKWEENKIYEKGLTKGTKSFILHDGPPYANGDIHIGHALNKILKDIILKYKRLRGYNAPYIPGWDTHGLPIELKVTEKLGEKAKEMSPLEIRKLCTEYALKWVGIQREGFKRLGVLGDWENPYLTLKPEYEAKQLEVFGELYENGYIFKGLKPIYWSPVTETALAEAEIEYKNVTSPSIYVKMEANADLLERLGLTEETWVVIWTTTPWTLPANMAISLNPNFEYGVYKTEKGNLILAKDLAEKAFAEMEIAEYELVKEFIGSDLERATYKHPFLERTGMIILGTHVTADAGTGCVHTAPGHGQDDYVVGTRYGIEVISPINNKGVLTEEAGQFAGLFYLKANKEIVAHLTETGHLLKLKNIEHSYPHDWRSKTPVIFRATEQWFVKAEGSDLRERALKALDNVEFVPAWGRNRIGSMLETRPDWCISRQRVWGVPIPVFYNEETGKEIYNKEILARIVEIVKKEGTAAWLTHTAEELIGEELLEKYNLKGVTLRKETNIMDVWFDSGVSHRSVLETRGELLHRPADMYLEGSDQHRGWFQTSLLTSIGSTHDAPYKKILTHGFVNDGEGKKMSKSVGNVVVPADVIKVYGADILRLWCASVDYREDVKISDNILKQMAEAYRRVRNTARYILGNSNDFNPATDKVAYKDLMEIDKWALNKLEILKRRVTENYEKYEFYNLFQDIHYFAGVDMSAFYLDIIKDRLYTEGTNSLDRKSAQTVMTEILLTLTKMIAPILSFTAEEIWDTLPEALKDEESVLLTSWYEENDEYLNPEVEAKWADIIKVRKEANKSLEKARQGENRIIGNSLDAKVMLFSKNADMQNFLAENRDRLELALIVSNVEIVDSCDETFVEGEELKDLYIKVVHAEGEKCERCWKYSTEVGVDAEHPTLCPRCTSVLKNN, encoded by the coding sequence ATGAGTGAAAAGGATTACGGAGCTACGCTAAACCTTCCGAAGACAAGTTTTCAAATGAAAGCAAATCTTCCAAATAAGGAACCAAAAATCATTCAAAAATGGGAAGAAAACAAAATTTATGAGAAAGGATTAACTAAGGGGACAAAATCATTTATATTACATGATGGACCACCTTATGCAAATGGAGATATCCATATAGGACATGCTTTAAATAAGATATTAAAAGATATAATTTTAAAATATAAAAGACTTAGAGGATATAATGCACCATATATTCCAGGGTGGGATACACATGGATTACCTATTGAACTAAAAGTAACAGAAAAATTAGGTGAAAAAGCAAAGGAGATGTCTCCATTAGAGATAAGAAAACTTTGTACAGAATATGCTCTTAAATGGGTAGGAATTCAAAGAGAAGGATTTAAAAGACTAGGAGTATTAGGAGATTGGGAAAATCCTTATTTAACTTTAAAACCAGAGTATGAAGCAAAACAATTAGAAGTATTTGGAGAACTTTATGAAAATGGATATATTTTTAAAGGGTTAAAACCAATTTATTGGTCTCCAGTTACAGAAACAGCTTTAGCAGAAGCTGAAATAGAGTATAAGAATGTAACTTCACCATCTATTTATGTAAAAATGGAAGCTAATGCAGACTTATTAGAAAGATTAGGACTTACAGAAGAAACTTGGGTAGTAATTTGGACAACAACTCCTTGGACATTGCCAGCAAATATGGCTATATCATTAAATCCTAACTTCGAATATGGAGTATATAAAACAGAAAAAGGAAATCTAATTCTAGCTAAAGATTTAGCAGAAAAAGCTTTTGCTGAGATGGAAATAGCTGAATATGAATTAGTAAAAGAGTTTATAGGAAGTGACTTAGAAAGAGCAACTTATAAACATCCATTCTTAGAGAGAACAGGTATGATAATATTAGGAACACACGTTACTGCTGATGCAGGAACAGGTTGTGTACACACAGCTCCTGGACATGGACAAGATGACTATGTTGTAGGAACAAGATATGGAATAGAAGTAATCTCTCCTATCAATAACAAAGGAGTACTTACTGAAGAAGCTGGACAATTTGCTGGATTATTTTATTTAAAAGCAAACAAAGAGATAGTAGCTCATTTAACAGAGACAGGGCATCTATTAAAATTGAAAAATATAGAGCACTCTTATCCACATGACTGGAGATCTAAAACTCCTGTAATTTTCAGAGCAACTGAGCAATGGTTCGTAAAAGCTGAAGGTTCAGATTTAAGAGAAAGAGCATTAAAAGCTCTTGATAATGTAGAGTTTGTACCGGCTTGGGGAAGAAACAGAATAGGTTCTATGCTAGAAACAAGACCTGATTGGTGTATTTCAAGACAAAGAGTATGGGGAGTACCAATTCCTGTATTTTATAATGAAGAGACAGGAAAGGAGATTTACAATAAAGAGATTTTAGCAAGAATAGTAGAGATAGTTAAAAAAGAGGGAACAGCAGCTTGGTTAACTCATACAGCTGAAGAGTTAATAGGAGAAGAGTTATTAGAGAAGTATAACTTAAAAGGTGTAACTTTAAGAAAAGAAACAAATATTATGGACGTTTGGTTTGACTCTGGAGTATCTCATAGATCAGTATTAGAAACTAGAGGAGAATTATTACATAGACCAGCAGATATGTATTTAGAGGGTTCTGACCAACATAGAGGATGGTTCCAAACATCGCTTCTTACTTCAATAGGGTCTACACATGATGCTCCATACAAAAAAATCTTAACTCATGGATTTGTAAATGATGGAGAAGGTAAGAAAATGTCTAAATCAGTAGGAAACGTAGTAGTACCAGCTGATGTTATAAAAGTATATGGAGCGGATATCTTAAGATTATGGTGTGCTTCAGTAGATTACAGAGAGGACGTAAAAATCTCTGATAATATTTTAAAACAAATGGCAGAGGCATACAGAAGAGTAAGAAATACTGCTAGATATATTTTAGGAAATAGTAATGATTTTAATCCTGCAACTGATAAAGTAGCTTATAAAGATTTAATGGAAATTGATAAATGGGCATTAAATAAATTAGAAATTTTGAAGAGAAGAGTTACAGAAAACTATGAAAAATATGAATTCTATAACTTATTCCAAGATATTCACTACTTTGCTGGTGTAGATATGTCAGCTTTCTATTTAGATATTATAAAAGATAGATTATATACAGAGGGAACAAACTCGTTAGATAGAAAATCAGCTCAAACAGTAATGACAGAGATATTATTAACTTTAACTAAAATGATAGCTCCAATTCTTTCATTTACAGCTGAAGAGATTTGGGATACATTACCAGAAGCTTTAAAAGATGAGGAATCAGTACTTTTAACTTCTTGGTATGAGGAAAATGATGAGTACTTAAATCCAGAGGTAGAAGCTAAATGGGCAGATATTATAAAAGTAAGAAAAGAAGCTAATAAGTCTCTAGAAAAAGCAAGACAAGGAGAGAATAGAATAATAGGAAACTCTCTTGATGCTAAAGTAATGTTATTCTCTAAAAATGCTGATATGCAAAATTTCTTAGCAGAAAATAGAGATAGACTAGAGTTAGCGTTAATTGTTTCAAATGTTGAAATAGTTGACTCTTGTGATGAAACATTTGTAGAGGGAGAAGAGTTAAAAGACCTATACATAAAAGTTGTACATGCAGAGGGAGAAAAATGTGAAAGATGTTGGAAATATTCAACTGAGGTTGGAGTAGATGCAGAACATCCTACACTTTGTCCAAGATGTACTTCTGTACTAAAAAATAACTAG
- the folK gene encoding 2-amino-4-hydroxy-6-hydroxymethyldihydropteridine diphosphokinase, producing MDKIYINNLEFIGFHGVFSEEKKLGQKFLVSLELTVDTREAGKTGDLTKSVHYGLVAQDVEKLFLEKSIDLIETCAENIAEMVLKKYELVKEVKVIVKKPWAPLQMHFENVAVEITRKWHRVYLSLGSNIGNKRKNLLEAIRKIGELENTEVVKSSTILETEPFGYLEQDNFLNACLEVKTLMTAQEFLKEILQIELDMGRVREIKWGPRIIDIDILFYDKEIIEEDNLAVPHPWICEREFVLDPLSEIAPNYIHPLEKKTITMLARKLKEREANGN from the coding sequence ATGGATAAAATTTATATAAATAATTTAGAATTTATAGGATTTCATGGAGTTTTTTCTGAAGAAAAAAAATTAGGACAAAAATTTTTGGTATCTTTAGAGCTTACTGTGGATACAAGAGAGGCTGGTAAAACAGGGGATTTGACAAAGTCAGTTCACTATGGATTAGTAGCTCAAGATGTAGAGAAACTTTTTCTGGAAAAAAGTATAGATTTAATAGAAACATGTGCTGAAAATATAGCTGAAATGGTATTAAAAAAATATGAGTTGGTAAAAGAGGTAAAAGTTATTGTAAAAAAACCTTGGGCACCACTACAGATGCATTTTGAAAATGTAGCTGTGGAAATTACTAGAAAATGGCATAGAGTATATCTTTCATTAGGAAGTAATATTGGGAATAAGAGAAAAAATCTTTTGGAAGCTATAAGAAAAATAGGAGAATTAGAGAATACAGAGGTAGTTAAAAGTAGTACAATATTAGAGACAGAACCTTTTGGATATTTAGAGCAAGATAATTTTCTAAATGCTTGTTTAGAGGTAAAAACTCTTATGACAGCTCAAGAGTTTCTAAAAGAGATTTTACAGATAGAATTGGATATGGGAAGAGTCAGAGAGATAAAGTGGGGACCTAGAATAATAGATATTGATATACTGTTTTATGATAAAGAGATAATTGAAGAGGATAATTTAGCTGTACCTCATCCTTGGATTTGTGAGAGAGAGTTTGTACTAGACCCTCTATCTGAGATAGCTCCTAACTATATCCACCCTTTAGAGAAAAAAACAATAACAATGTTAGCTAGAAAATTGAAAGAAAGGGAAGCAAATGGAAATTAA
- the glyQ gene encoding glycine--tRNA ligase subunit alpha, which yields MTFQEIIFALQKYWSSKGCVLGNPYDIEKGAGTFNPNTFLMSLGPEPWSVAYVEPSRRPKDGRYGENPNRVYQHHQFQVIMKPSPLNIQELYLESLRVLGIEPEKHDIRFVEDDWESPTLGAWGLGWEVWLDGMEVTQFTYFQQVGGLELDPIPVEITYGLERIALYIQNKENIYDLEWAPGVKYGDMRFQFEYENSKYSFELADLDKHFKWFDEFEKEASRILDEGLVLPAYDYVLKCSHVFNVLDSRGAISTTERMAYILRVRNLARRCAEVYVQNRKDLGYPLLKK from the coding sequence ATGACATTTCAAGAGATAATTTTTGCTCTTCAAAAATATTGGAGTTCTAAAGGGTGTGTATTAGGAAACCCTTATGATATTGAGAAGGGAGCTGGAACATTTAACCCAAATACATTCCTTATGTCATTAGGACCTGAACCATGGAGTGTAGCATATGTTGAACCATCAAGAAGACCTAAAGATGGAAGATATGGAGAGAACCCAAATAGAGTTTATCAACACCATCAATTCCAAGTTATAATGAAACCATCTCCATTAAATATTCAAGAGCTTTACTTAGAAAGTTTAAGGGTATTAGGAATAGAACCTGAAAAGCATGATATCCGTTTTGTAGAAGATGACTGGGAATCACCTACACTTGGAGCATGGGGACTTGGTTGGGAAGTATGGTTAGATGGAATGGAAGTAACTCAATTCACATATTTCCAACAAGTAGGAGGATTAGAGCTTGATCCTATTCCTGTTGAGATTACTTATGGGCTAGAAAGAATAGCACTATATATACAAAATAAAGAAAATATTTATGATTTAGAATGGGCTCCAGGAGTAAAATATGGAGATATGAGATTCCAATTTGAATATGAAAACTCTAAATACTCATTTGAATTAGCAGATTTAGATAAACATTTTAAATGGTTTGATGAGTTTGAAAAAGAAGCAAGTAGAATACTAGATGAAGGTTTAGTATTACCAGCTTATGACTATGTTTTAAAATGTTCTCATGTATTCAATGTACTAGACTCAAGAGGTGCTATATCTACGACTGAGAGAATGGCATATATATTAAGAGTAAGAAACTTAGCAAGAAGATGTGCTGAAGTTTATGTTCAAAATAGAAAAGATTTAGGATATCCGCTATTAAAAAAATAA
- the glyS gene encoding glycine--tRNA ligase subunit beta encodes MRLLFEIGMEELPARFLKQALSDLKSNLETKLNNERIKFDEIKTYGTPRRLVLDVHNLAENQEDLDLVNLGPAKSVAYVNGEISRAGLGFAKSQGIEPEQLEIVSTPKGEYIAARKFMKGKATKELLSEILKSLVLELNFPKSMKWADKKLRFARPVQWFLALCDSEVVPFEIEGIASGNKSRGHRFFGKEFEVSNVEEYFTKIRENNVIIDIEERRALVKDLVAKCAGAGEQVHIEEELLDEVTNLIEYPCPIVGSFNADFLEVPQDVLIISMQVHQRYFPILDTNGKLLPKFVVVRNGIESSDFVRKGNEKVLSARLADARFFYQEDLKHPLADNVEKLKTVVFQKDLGTIYQKIERSKEIATYLIDVLGCADRKEDVLRTVYLAKADLVSNMIGEKEFTKLQGFMGADYALKSGENERVSLGIKEHYYPRFQGDLLPTEMEGIIAGISDRIDTLVGCFGVGVIPSGSKDPFALRRAALGIANVIVNSKLNISLKALVNKSLDTLVAGGVLKRDRATVEAEVLEFFKQRAINIFGDMGYSRDVIVAVVDKDCDNLVDALERVKTLESFAKEEEFGKLLPVLKRVGNISKDHTDMIINPELFKEDIEKELYQFSVELSNKVNLAIEQRDYAKYLEEITSGKDIINNYFDKIIVMDKDEAIKNNRLSQMRFLTDIFTKMADLNQIEER; translated from the coding sequence TTGAGATTACTATTTGAAATTGGAATGGAAGAGTTGCCAGCAAGATTTCTTAAGCAGGCATTAAGTGATTTAAAATCTAATTTAGAAACAAAATTAAATAATGAAAGAATAAAATTTGATGAGATAAAAACTTATGGAACACCTAGAAGATTAGTGCTAGATGTACATAATTTAGCTGAAAATCAAGAGGACTTAGACCTTGTAAACTTAGGACCAGCTAAAAGTGTAGCTTATGTAAATGGAGAAATTTCAAGAGCTGGACTTGGATTTGCTAAATCTCAAGGAATAGAGCCAGAGCAATTAGAAATTGTTTCTACTCCAAAAGGAGAATACATAGCTGCTAGAAAATTTATGAAAGGTAAGGCTACTAAAGAACTTTTATCTGAAATTTTAAAATCTCTAGTATTAGAATTAAACTTCCCAAAATCTATGAAATGGGCAGATAAAAAATTAAGATTTGCAAGACCAGTTCAATGGTTCTTAGCTTTATGTGATTCAGAAGTAGTTCCATTTGAAATAGAAGGAATAGCAAGTGGAAATAAATCAAGAGGACATAGATTCTTTGGAAAAGAGTTTGAAGTATCTAATGTAGAAGAATATTTTACAAAAATTAGAGAGAATAATGTTATCATAGATATTGAGGAGAGAAGAGCATTAGTTAAAGATTTAGTAGCTAAATGTGCTGGTGCTGGAGAACAAGTTCATATTGAAGAGGAGCTATTAGATGAAGTAACAAATTTAATAGAGTATCCTTGTCCAATAGTTGGAAGCTTCAATGCTGACTTCTTAGAAGTGCCACAAGATGTATTAATTATATCTATGCAAGTACACCAAAGATATTTCCCTATTTTAGATACTAATGGAAAATTACTTCCTAAATTTGTAGTTGTAAGAAATGGTATCGAATCTTCTGATTTCGTAAGAAAAGGAAATGAAAAAGTATTATCAGCTAGACTTGCAGATGCTAGATTCTTCTATCAAGAAGATTTAAAACATCCATTAGCTGACAATGTAGAAAAATTAAAAACAGTAGTATTCCAAAAAGATTTAGGAACTATTTATCAAAAAATAGAAAGAAGTAAAGAGATAGCTACTTATCTAATAGATGTATTAGGTTGTGCAGATAGAAAAGAGGATGTATTAAGAACTGTATATCTAGCTAAAGCTGACCTAGTTTCTAATATGATAGGAGAGAAAGAGTTTACAAAACTTCAAGGATTTATGGGAGCAGATTATGCACTAAAATCTGGAGAGAATGAAAGAGTTTCATTAGGAATAAAAGAGCACTATTATCCAAGATTCCAAGGAGACTTATTACCAACAGAAATGGAAGGAATAATAGCAGGTATATCTGATAGAATAGATACTCTAGTAGGATGTTTTGGAGTAGGAGTTATCCCAAGTGGTTCAAAAGACCCATTTGCTTTAAGAAGAGCAGCTTTAGGAATAGCTAACGTAATAGTTAACTCTAAATTAAATATATCATTAAAAGCATTAGTTAATAAATCTTTAGATACTCTAGTAGCTGGTGGAGTATTAAAAAGAGATAGAGCTACTGTAGAAGCTGAAGTATTAGAATTCTTTAAACAAAGAGCTATCAATATTTTTGGAGATATGGGATATAGTAGAGATGTAATTGTTGCGGTAGTAGATAAAGATTGTGATAACTTAGTAGATGCACTTGAGAGAGTAAAAACTTTAGAGTCATTTGCTAAAGAGGAAGAGTTTGGAAAACTATTACCTGTATTAAAAAGAGTTGGAAATATCTCTAAAGACCATACAGATATGATAATTAATCCAGAATTATTCAAAGAGGATATAGAGAAGGAGTTATATCAATTTTCTGTAGAGTTAAGTAATAAAGTAAATCTAGCTATTGAGCAAAGAGATTATGCTAAATATCTTGAAGAGATAACATCTGGAAAAGATATAATTAACAACTATTTTGATAAAATAATAGTAATGGATAAAGATGAAGCTATTAAAAATAATAGATTATCTCAAATGAGATTTTTAACTGATATTTTTACTAAGATGGCAGATTTAAATCAAATAGAAGAGAGATAA
- the folE gene encoding GTP cyclohydrolase I FolE: MELKKIEKAFEQILEGIGEDRNRESLMDTPKRVAQSYEELFSGIDKNPEEPLLRYFSVDSNDLVMEKNIDFYSMCEHHFLPFFGTIDVAYIPNGKVVGFGDIIKSIEILAKRPQIQERLGSELADVIYKTLDCQGVMVIIKAKHLCMTMRGAKKENSQIITTACRGIFEKDSNRRVEVLTLLK, from the coding sequence ATGGAGTTAAAAAAGATAGAAAAAGCTTTTGAACAAATACTTGAAGGAATAGGAGAGGATAGAAATAGAGAGAGTTTAATGGATACTCCTAAAAGAGTTGCTCAAAGTTATGAAGAACTTTTTTCAGGCATAGATAAAAATCCAGAGGAACCATTACTTAGATATTTCTCAGTAGATAGTAATGATTTGGTTATGGAGAAAAATATAGATTTTTACTCTATGTGTGAACACCATTTTCTACCTTTTTTTGGAACAATTGATGTAGCATATATTCCTAATGGTAAAGTAGTAGGTTTTGGAGATATAATCAAAAGTATAGAGATACTAGCAAAAAGACCTCAAATACAGGAAAGACTTGGAAGTGAATTAGCAGATGTAATTTATAAGACACTTGATTGTCAAGGAGTTATGGTAATAATAAAAGCAAAACATCTGTGTATGACTATGAGAGGAGCAAAGAAAGAAAATAGTCAGATAATAACTACTGCTTGTAGAGGTATCTTTGAAAAAGATAGTAATAGAAGAGTAGAAGTATTAACTTTATTGAAATAG
- the lspA gene encoding signal peptidase II, whose amino-acid sequence MIYIVLILILVGADQLSKYLIDSYMLEGETLPIINDFFHLTYVKNRGIAFGMFQGKLDIISIATIIAIVAIAYYLYKERNKLSMIEKMGFIYILAGAIGNMIDRAFRGFVVDMVDFRGVWSYVFNLADVWINIGVVFVLLDQLILRKKRETEEDKK is encoded by the coding sequence ATGATATATATAGTTTTAATCTTGATACTTGTTGGTGCTGACCAACTATCAAAATACCTCATAGATAGCTATATGCTAGAAGGGGAGACATTACCTATAATAAATGATTTTTTTCATCTTACTTATGTAAAAAATAGAGGTATTGCCTTTGGAATGTTTCAAGGAAAACTAGATATAATAAGCATAGCTACAATTATAGCAATTGTAGCTATTGCTTATTACCTGTATAAAGAAAGAAATAAATTATCTATGATAGAAAAAATGGGATTTATTTATATCTTAGCAGGAGCCATTGGAAATATGATAGATAGAGCCTTTAGAGGATTTGTAGTAGATATGGTAGACTTTAGAGGTGTCTGGAGTTATGTATTTAATCTAGCTGATGTCTGGATAAATATAGGAGTAGTATTTGTACTACTAGACCAATTAATTCTTAGAAAGAAGAGAGAAACCGAGGAGGATAAGAAATGA
- the trxA gene encoding thioredoxin produces MAILHITKENFEKEVLQSKEPVVVDFWASWCGPCKALAPILEEVDAELAGTVKVAKINIDEEEELAAQFRVMSIPTLLLFKNGEVVNKSVGLAPKEEVVAFAKF; encoded by the coding sequence ATGGCAATTTTACATATAACAAAGGAGAATTTTGAGAAAGAAGTATTACAGTCTAAAGAGCCTGTAGTAGTTGATTTTTGGGCTTCATGGTGTGGACCTTGTAAAGCTTTAGCACCTATATTAGAAGAGGTAGATGCTGAATTAGCTGGAACAGTAAAAGTAGCAAAAATAAATATAGATGAAGAGGAAGAATTAGCAGCTCAATTTAGAGTAATGAGTATACCTACACTTTTACTTTTCAAAAATGGAGAGGTAGTAAATAAATCAGTAGGACTTGCTCCAAAAGAAGAAGTAGTAGCTTTTGCAAAATTCTAA